CGCGGCCTACTACGATGGCTACAACGGCGGCCGGGCCGAGAAGGGCAAGGTGCGCTTCCCCACTGCCGTCGATGTCGGCGATGGCGTGTGGTGGGACGACCTGGGCATCAAGGGCGACCAGGCCACCGTCGAGATTACATTCCTATGGCTGGGCCGCGACCCACTCGCAGCCGAGCCGCCACCGCCGCCGCAGGCGACACCCGAGGCCACGCCCGCGCCAACCGAGCCACCGCAGGCGACACCCGAGGCCACGCCCGCACCAACCGAGCCGCCGCAGGCGACACCCGAGGCCACGCCCGCGCCAACCGAGCCGCCGCAGGCGACACCCGAGGCCACGCCCGCACCAACCGAGCCGCCGCAGGCGACACCCGAGGCCACGCCCGCACCAACCGAGCCGCCGCAGGCGACACCCGAGGCCACGCCCGCGCCAACCGAGCCGCCGCCCCAGCCGAGCGAAGTCGTAGCCGACACGCAGACACCCATGTTCAAAGGGCAAGCGGCGGTCGCCTGGTACGATGGGCCGAAAAGCTGCGGTGCAGGCGGGCACGCATACTGGACCTACACCACCACCGACCCGGCCGAGAGCGAGAACAGCGGCGAGTGGCGGCCGGCGCTCACCGCCGAGGCCATGTACGACGTGTACGTCAGCATCCCGGCCTGCGCCACCAAAAAGCCCAACACCACCAGCGCACGCTACATCGTCCACCACCGCGACGGCACACAAGCGGTGGTGATCGACCAGGCCGCCGGCAAGGGCAGCTGGGTGTTGCTCGGGCGGTTCCCATTCCGCGCCGGCAGCGATGGCTTCGTTGAGCTGCGCGATGTGGCTGGGGATCGCATGCGGACGATCTGGTTTGATGCGTTGCGCTGGGTGCCAGTGCAGTAGAGTCCGTGTTTCTGTGTGTGTTCCACACGTGGAGCGTGGGGCTACGCGCCCCGCACGCACGCGGGGCCTGCGCGCCCCGAGACGCATGCGGGGGCTACGCGCCCCCGCACCCCGCGGCAGGGGCCGCCGCCGGCCCCTGCACCCCGCCGCCGGGGTTTCACCCCGGACCCCCTATTTTGCGCTGTCGTATATGCATCGTTCTGCGCGCATGCCTCGGGGCATCCCAAATGATTGTTGGCAAAAAACATGCGTGCTTCGGTGCGCACCAACCGAGTCGCTCGGCCATGGCATGAGTCGATACGCAGTGGGGTGGGATGGCCTCCTTTGCCGGAGGGGTTTTAGGGGAACCGGCTCGGTTCCCCTCATCGGGGGGCCGGGGGCGAAGCGCCCCGGAGGCGACGCGCCCCGGAAAGCCTGATCGGGAGTGCGGGGGCGAAGCGCCCCGTAAGGGCGGATCGATGTATCCGCCCTCAGCGGGGGCCGGGGGCGCAGCACCCGCATAAGGCACTGCGCGCAGGCCTCGGGGCAGCCCGACGAAGCATTGGCACATGGATGCGTGCTTCGGTCCGCACCACCTGAGTCACTCGGCCATGGCATGAGTCGATGCGCTTCAGGCTGGGATAGCCTCGCTTGCCGGAGGGGTTTTAGGGGAACCGGCTCGGTTCCCCTCATCGGGGGGCCGGGGGCGAAGCGCCCCGGAGCATCCCAGCGGGGGCCGGGGGCGAAGCGCCCCGGAGGCGACGCGCCCCGGAAAGCCTGATCGGGAGTGCGGGGGCAAAGCGCCCCGTAAGGGCGGATCGATGTATCCGCCCTCAGCGGGTAGCGGGAGCACGGGGGCGCAGCACCCGCATAAGGCACTGCGCGCATGCCTCAGGGCAGCCCGACGAAGCATTGGCACATGGATGCGTGCTTCGGTGCGCACCAACCGAGTCGCTCGGCCATGGCATGAGTTGATGCGCAGTGGGTTGGGATGGCCTCCTTTGCCGGAGGGGTTTTAGGGGAACCGGCTCGGTTCCCCTCATCGGGGGGCCGGGGGCGACGCGCCCCGGAGCATCCCGGCTGAGGGGCCGGGGGCGACGCGCCCCGCTGGGGCGGATCGACGTATCCGCCCCAGCGGGGGCCGGGGGCAAAGCATAAAACTAGGCCACACGCACCGCCACCAGAGTCATATCATCGTGCTGCGGCGCCGCAGCGCTGAACGCCGCGACCGCAGCGATGATCCGATCGACCACCTGGGCCGGGGGCAGCCCGCCGCTGTCGCGCATGATCGCCTCGAGCCGCTCGAATCCGAATAGCGTACGCTGGGCGTCGCGCGCCTCAACGATCCCATCGGTATAGAACAGCAGCAGGTCGCCGGCCTCGAGCGCCAGCTCGAGCGTGCTGTAGGGCGTGTCGGGCAGGATGCCCAGCGGCAGCGTGTTACCGGGCACCTCGAGGTACTCAATCCGGCCGTCGGCGCGGCGCAAGATCGGCGCGAGCTGGCCAGCGTTGGCCAGCGCCAACCGCCGCTGCCGCAGGTCGAGCGTGGCGTAGCACATGGCCACAAACGCGCGCGCCGGGATGTCGAGCGCAATCCAGCGGTTGGTCTCGCGCATCACCTCGCGCGGCGTCTGGTGGTCGCGCGCCTCCGAGCGGGCGATCGAGCGCGCCACGGCCATGAGCATAGCCGCCGGGATGCTCTTGCCCGACGCGTCGCCGATGATAAAGCTGATCAGGCTACTCGGCTGGGCAGCGCGCACGTCGCCGGCCGGGCCATCTGCGTCAAGCACGATCACATCATAGAAGTCGCCGCCGGTCTCGCGCGCGGGCAGGCACCGCGCGGCCATATCGAGCCCAGGCACCAGCGGCAGCGCGCGCGGGAACAGGTTGCGCTGGATCTGGCCGGCGATCTCAAGCTCCTGCTCGACACGCGTCACCGACTCCTGGTACAGCCGCGCGTTTTCCATGGCCACGGCCGCCTGGCTGGCGAACGCCAGCGCCACCTCGGCGTCGCGCGCGGTGAAGCGGTGGGGGCTGTGCGCGCTGATGTTCAACACGCCCAGCACCTGGCCCTTGGCGATCAGCGGCGCGCCCAGCCACGAGCGCAGCGGCAGCTGCTCGGGTGTCGGCGACCACTCCGCCGCGCTGTGGGTATCGCCGATCACCAGCGGCACGCGCTGGCGCACCACCAGCGCTGCGGCGTTGAGCTGCTCGAGCGGGAAGCTGGTGTTGGCGGAGGCCCCGGTGCTGGCCGGCTTGCCCTGCAACGCCATGCGAAACTGGTCGCCCTGGAGCAGCAAGATCGAGGCGGTGTCGTAGGGGATCACCTCGCGCAGCTCGCGCAGAATAATATGCGGCACCTCGTCGGGGTCGAACGACGAGCTGATCACGCGCGCCACCTCGCGCAGCGTGTCTGCCGTGCGGCGGGCGGCCTGCTCGGCCGCAAACAGGCGCGCATTCTCGGCCAGCTGGCGCTCGCGCTCTTCGAACAGCCGCACCTTCTGCACCCCCAGGCTCAGGTGGCTGGCCACCTGGCTCAACAGATCGAGCGTGCGCTGGTCGTACTGCGCCGGCCGGTAGTCCTGCACCGAGATCACGCCGATCGGCTGGCCCTCTTTGGCCACGAGCGGCACGCCGATCCAGGCGCGGGTGTTGTTCTCGGCCTGAAACAGCTGGGCGGCCACGCCCATGCCGATCAGCTCATCGCGCTGGGCCAGCAGGTCGTCGATGCGCAGGGCGCGGCGATGCTCAAGCACCCACTGGGTCAGGCTGCCGGGCACCGGCCGCTGGCCGCGCCAGGTGTCGGTTAGGCGCGTGCCGCGGTCGATGTAGGCCGAATGCGTGATCACGTGCGTCTCGACCTCGCAGATCACGATATAGAACACCGGCGCGTTGGTCAGGATCTGCAGCTGCTCGTACACCTGCTCGATCATCTGCTCGAAGTCGTACGAGGCGCTCACCAGCTGGCCGATCTGGCCAATTGCGTCGAGCTCGCGGATGCGCCGCTCGCGCTCGCTGAGCAGGCGCACATGCTGCACGTGCAGGGCCACCTGGTGGGCGGCATCGCGCAGAAAGTGCTCGTCGCGCTCGCTAAACGCGGCCGGCGTGTAGCTCTGGATGCCGATCATGCCGATCACCTGGCCGGCGCGGTCGAGCAGCGGCACGCCCAGCCAGGTGGCCGCCGGCCGGTTGGCGCCGATGATGTATTCGGCCAGGCCGGGGTACTGCCCGATCTCGGCCGGGAGGTCGCGCAGGTGCAGCGTGCGACGCTCGCGGATCACCCAGTGCGAGAGCGCACCGGGCGGCATGGGCTGATCCTTGAAGTAGGTGTACTCCTGGCCCTCGTCGATGCCGATGCCATCGGTGATCAGCTGGCGCTCGCTGTCGTAGACGATCATCAGGAACGCGTCGAGGCGCATGAACCCGTGCAGCGCCTCGTGAACCTGGCGCAGCAGGGTTGGCAAATCGCGCGCGGTGGCGGCAGTCTGGCCGATCCGGCTCAGCGCGCGCAGCTCGGCGATCTGGCGCTCGCGCTCGGCAAATAGCCGGCTGTTCTCAACCGCAATCGCCAGCTGGTGCCCAAATACCCGCGCCAGGTCGAGCTGGTCGGGCGTGAATGTGCGCGCCTCGGTGCCCAGCAGCACCAGCGCGCCGACGGTCTGATCGCCGAAGCGCAGCGGCACGCCCAGCAGCGACTCGAAGGTCTGTTGTGGGCCGAGGATCGACTGGTTGCGCAGGTTGTTGGGGATCACCAGCAGCTGGTGGTTGGTCAGCACCTGCTCGAACGGCGTGGCGCGCGCGGGCAGCCGCTCGGCGGCGCGCACGTACGCGTCGGTCAGGCCGTGGTGCGCCAGCATCACCAGCTCGCCGGCCTGGTGATCGAGCAGGCGGATGTTGCCGCCCTGCATACCCAGCAGCGGCATGATCAGCGCCAGCGCGTGATCGAGCAGCTCGGGCAGCGGGCGCTGCTCAACCAGCTCGGCCGCGAGCGCGCTCAGGGCGGCCAGCTCGCCGGTGCGCGCGGCCACGCGCGTGGCCAGGGCGTGGCTCAGCGCGCGCTGCTGCTGCGCGAGGTCGACATTCTCGAGCGCCACGCCGACGATATCGCCAAGCCGCTCGAGCAGCTCGAGGTCGGCCGGGCCATAGCGGCCAGGCTGGTAGCTCTGCACCGACACCACGCCAACCACGGCGCTGCCGATCAGCAGGGGGATGCCCATCCAGGCGCGCGAGCGCTGGTGCATGTTGCCAAAGCGGTCGGGCGCTGCCGCCAGCGCAGCCTGCTCGGCCGGCAAATCGGCGAACAGCAGCGGCGCGCGGCGCGCGAGCATCGTGCCGGTGAGCGCGCCATAGGGCATATGCTCGACATACTCGGCCTGGCCCTGGTCGAGCATATAGGCAGCGCGGAACGCCCCTGGCTCGAGCGGGTCGCACACCGCCAGGTAGCAGGCGTCGAGCTCGAAGATCGCGGTGAGCTCGTGGGCGATCACCTCGAAGATCTCGCGAAACGAGCCATGGCCACGACAGGCCAGGCTGACGGTGTAGAGCGCGTCGAGTGCGCGGCGGTAACGCTCGTGCTGCGCGCGAAATGCGTCGCGCTGCTGCTCTAGTGCGGCGAGCTGCTGGCTAGTGGCGCTGTCCGTCATAGCTGAGTTTGTCACCGGAGGATGCGGCGCGGATCGGGTTGTGTGGGTACTATAGCATAAACACGGCGCGCCGTGTAGGGTCGAATATGCAGGTTGGGTCTATGCGGGTGCTGCGCCCCGCACCCTGCCTTATGCGGGTGCTGCGCCCCGCACCCTGCCTTATGCGGGTGCTGCGCCCCCGGCCCCGCTGAGGGCGGATACGTCGATCCGCCCTTACGGGGCGCGTCGCCTCCGGGGCGCTTCGCCCCCGTGCCCCCAGCCGGGATGCTCCGGGGCGCTTCGCCCCCGTGCCCCCCGATTAGCCCTTCCGGGGCGCGTCGCCCCCGTGCCCCCCAGCCGGGATGCTCCGGGGCGCGTCGCCCCCGGCCCCCCGATGAGGCTTTCCGGGGCGCTTCGCCCCCGTGCCCCCGATTAGGGGAACCCAGCCGGTTCCCCTAATACCCCTCCGGCAAGCGAGGCCATCCCAACCCACTGCGTATCGACTCATGCCATGGCCGAGCGACTCGGTTGGTGCGCACCGAAGCACGCATGTTTTTTGCCAACGATCATTCGGGCTGCCCGGAGGCATGCGCGCCAATGGAACGTAGCCGACCAGATGATCGCCAACGATTCGTCGGGCTGCCCCGAGGCATGCGCGCAATGCCCCTTATGCGGACGCTTCGCCCCCGGTCCCCCCAGCCGGGATGCTCCGGGGCGCTTCGCCCCCGGCCCCCCGATACTCTGGGGCTGATTCGCCCCTACGTTGCGGGGTGCTGCGCCCCCGTGCCCCCCAGCCGGGATGCTCCGGGGCGCGTCGCCCCCGGCCCCCCGATGAGGGGAACCCAGCCGGTTCCCCTAAAACCCCTCCGGCAAGCGAGGCCATCCCAACCCACTGCGTATCGACTCATGCCATGGCCAATTATGGATGAGATGGCCTGCTCCAGGGTGCTACAAGAATCGAAGGGTGCTACAAGAATCGGATAGATCCTCATCCCCAAGAGAATCGGTTGGGGTACGCCAATGCTTCGTCGGGCTGCCCCGAGGCATGTGCGCCAATGGAACGTAGCCGACCGGATGATCGCCAACGATCATTCGGGCTGCCCTAAGGCATGCGCGCAGAACGGTGCGCATACGACAGCCTCAAATAGGGGGTCCGGGGTGAAACCCCGGCGGCGGGGTGCAGGGGCCGGCGGCGGCCCCTGCCGCGGGGCACGGGGGCGCGTAGCCCCCGCATGCGTCTCGGGGCCGCGTAGGCCCCCGCATACGCCTCAGCGGCACGCTACTACCGATCACATACCAGTGGCGACGCCTCTGCGTCGGTGTGACACACCACACGCTGCGGGTTCGCGGCCGCCAGCGCCTCAACCCAGCTCATCGCGGTGGCGGCGGGCACGCGCAGCGCCGGGTACACCGCCGCCAGGTTACGCCGGTACCACGCGAAGTCGAGCAGCGGATCGACCAGTACGGCCAGGTCGGGCCGGCGCCCCAGCGCGTAGTGGTAGTACCAGAGCGGAAACGCATCGAGGTCGCCGTCGGCGACGACTAGCGCGCCGGGGGGCGCCGCCGCCAGCGCGCGCTCGGCAAATACGATCGCGCGGCGGTCGCCGCTGGCATCGACCTGCGGCAGGATCGTCAGTGCGCGCCACGCCAGCAGTGCGGCCAGCCCGATCGCCGCCGCCGGCGCGGCCAGCCGGTGCAGCCGCCGCAGCAGGCTCAGCGCCAGCCCCACGCCCAGGCCGGCCCAGATCGCGACGATCATGAACACCGGGATCAGGTAGTGGTACGAGTCGGCGGTGTTGTAGCCGACGGCGAAGGCCGTGTAGCCCAGCGCGGCTACTGCGCCGGCCCACACGAACATGCGCTCGCGCGGGGCGCCGTACAGCAGGCCCACCAGGCCTAGCGCCAGCCCGGCCCAGCCAAACTGGCGCAGCAGCAGGCCCGTGCTCGACGCCAACCGCCCGGCGAGCTCGTCGCGCGGCAGGCCAAACGCCAGCGGCCGATACAGCTGGCCCGACACGACCCACCACGCGCTCGCGAGGTCGCGCGGGTCGCCCCAGTTGATCGGCGGGTGCGCGGCGGCGCGCAGCGGCAGGTAGGCGTACACCAGCAGCCCGGCCGCGCCCCACAGCGCCAGCCCGCACATGCGGCGCATGCGCGCGCCGCGCGGCGCGGCGTAGAGCGCGGCCAGCAGCCATAGCCCGGCCAGCAGCGCGATCGTCAGGTGGTTGCCCAGCGCCAGCCCGATCGCCAGCGCCCATGGCGCGGCCGGCGGCGCGTGGCGCAGCTCGCGCAGCAGCAGCCACAGCGCCAGCGCCGCAAACAGCGCGTTCAGCGCGTAGACCTCGGCCACCACTGCCTGGCCCCACAGCACCGGCGTCAAGCCGAGCGCCAGCGCGGCCCCTGCCGCCGTCGCTGCGGCCAGCCAGCCCGGCAGATCGCCGGCCAGCAGCGCGCGCGTGATAGCATACACGCCCAGCGCCGCCAGCACCGCCGCCGCCGCCGAGAGCAGCGTCGTGCGGTAGGCCAGGTCGCCCAGCGGGATGAGCTGAAATAGCCGCGCGAGCAGCACATACGTCGGGTAGCCGCTCGGGTGCGGCACACCCAGCGTCGCCGCCGCCGTCACCAGGTCGCCGCTGTCCGAGCCGTCGTTGGCCCAGGTGATGCCGGGCGCCAGCGTGCGCAGGTATGCCGCCGCCAGCACCAGCGCCACCAGCACCGGTGCCGGCGCGCGCGCCCAGCCCGCGCCTGGTTGTGCCTGGGCTTCGCCCACGGCCTGTGATGATCGTTCTATCGGTGGTGTACACATCTTTGATCCATCATCGCGTATCGTCGTGCGTCGTCGTCGTTGTGCATTGCCATCGTAGAGGGCGAAGCAATGGCATGCCCCAGCCCGAGGCGTGCCGGCGGCAGGCGAGCGGGCGCGCCGTGGCGGGGGCGATTGCTTCGCCCCTACATCACATCGTCCATCGACATGTATCGTCGCGCGTCGATGCCGTCGGCGCGGATCATCGTCTATCGACATGCATCATCGCGCGTCGATGCCGTCGGCGCGGATCGATCGAACGCCATGGTGCCGCCTGGCGGCGCGGCGCACCGCCGAACAGCCTGCTGCCTGCCGTGCATCGTGCGCCTGCCCCTGAAACGACGATAGGGCAATCTGCAACGCAGACTGCCCTATCATACCCGAAGATCGCGGCCGACGACAGCCCCAACCCTCGCGAGTGGCGCACGCGCCGGTACTACCTGTCGCCCTTGTAGCGTACCGTCACGGTCGATTTGTTGTTGCTGGTCTTGGGGTCTTTGGTGCTTGAAGAGACCGTTGCGGTGTTGGAGATCGAGCCCCTGAAGTTGTCTGGCTCGATATCTACCCGCAGCGTGATCGTCACGCTCTTACCGGCGCCCAGCGTGCCGATCTTGCACGTGACTGTGCGGCCCTTTTTGCACCCCGGCCCGCTCAGGCTCTCGATTTTGAAGTACTTCGAGAGTACGTCGGTCACTACGACGTTCTGGGCGGCGATTTTCGAGTTGTTTTTCACCTTGATCGTGAAGACGAAGTCGTCGGAGTTCTTCACGGTCTTGGCACTCTTGCTGATCGAGACATCGGCCTCTTTGCAGGGCACGGTGCTCTTCTTGCAGTCTCTATCGTGCTGGGCCGGGCTAGCCCAGGCCGCCGGTGCGATGGCAAACACCATCGCGGCCAGCAAGACAAACAGCAAGGTTGCAGGTCGTGCCAGGCCTATAAGCGAACGTTTTGGCATCAGGTTACCCTCCTTATTGAACACTACGCAATGACACGATGACTTACGGTGGCAGCATCGCACCTCCCTTTACTCCTACTCGAAGATCCGGCGCCTCCACGGTATGCTGTGTGCCGGGTTGGCGGGTATGAAATCGTCAGGCTAGAGCCAATACTTTCAGATCTGCATGCGATCAGCCTGGCCATAATACAGACGCGCGGGCTTTATAGCAGTGGGCAGCAGGGAAGAGCCAGCTCGCACGGGGGGTTTCGGCATCAGCGCTGCGTACTGCTTCGCGTCTTCTCGTCTATGTGGCGGGCTAAACGGTCTCGGCGCGATCCGTGCGTCGCCGGCGAATAGGCTGCCGGCACGCTAACGCAGCACCGCCGGCTCGCCGGCCGCGCGGATCTTCAGCGGCTCGAGGGCGGTATCGCCGCAGACCAGGTGCCACAGCCCGGCGACCAGCTCGTCGGTGTGTTGGGCCAGCGCCAGGTCGATCAGCGCCGCCGCCGCACCCGGTACACCGGCGATATCGGCACCGTAGCTGCTGCTGATGCTGAACAGCTTGGGGTGCCTGGTCGCCTGCTGGATCTCGTCGGCGGCGGTGAGCTCTTCGTGCAGCTTCTCGCCCGGCCGCATCCCACTGTAGACGATCGGGATGTCGGCGCCGGGGCGCAGCCCGCGCAGGCGGATGAGCTTGTGGGCCAGGTCTTCGATCCGGATGGGCTGGCCCATGTCGAGCATGAAGATGTCGCCGCCTACGGTCATGGTCGCGGCCTGGATCACCAGGCTGACCGCTTCGGAGATACTGATGAAGTAGCGGGTCATGGCCGGGTCGGTGATCGTCACCGGCCCGCCCTGCGCGATCTGGCGCACGAACGTCGGCATCACGCTGCCGCGACTGCCCAGCACGTTGCCGAAGCGTACGGCCGTAAACAGCGGCCGCCGGTCGTCGTGCCGTGATTGGTCGGCGCTGGCCATCATCAGCAGCTCGCCGACGCGCTTGGTCGCGCCCATGATCGACGAGGGATTCACGGCTTTGTCGGTCGAGATGAATACAAAGCGTTCGACGCCGTAGCGCGCGGCCAGGCCCGATACGATCGCCGTGCCCATGACGTTCACACGCACGGCTTCGTCGGGATAGTATTCCATCATGGGTACATGTTTGTAGGCCGCCACGTGGAACACGACCTGCGGCCGGAAGCGCGCGAACAGCAGATCCATGCGCGGCTGGCTGGTCACGTCGGCCACCACCTGGCGCGCCCGCGCCTGCTGCTCGGCCGGCAGGTCGATAAACAGATCGTGAACGCCGGTCTCGTTGTTGTCGAGCATCAGCAGCTCGCGCGGGCCGAGTGCCAGCAGCTGGCGGCATAGCTCGGAGCCGATCGAGCCGGCGGCGCCGGTGACCAGCACGACCTTGCCGGCGACGATCGCGCGGCAGGCGTCGGCGTCGGTGGCGCACAGCTCGCGGCCCAGCAGGTCTTCGGGGCTGATATCGCGCAGCGGCAGCGCCCGCTCGGCCTGGCCCATGGCGCCCAGGAAGTCGGGCAGGATCTTGACCTGCGCAGGCGTGGCCAGGCACAGCGACAGCAGCTCGCGCAGGGATGGGCCGCTGATGCGGTGAATGGCGATCACCACCAGGCTGATCCCGCGCTCGGCGACGATCGCCGGGATGATCTGGCGGTCGCCGAGTACATTCGCGCCGTGCAGGCGCATATGCAGCTTCCTGGGGTCGTCGTCGACGAAGCCGGCCAGCTCGTAGCGCCGCGCCGGGTCGGCGCACAGCTGGCGCGCGATGATATTGCCAGCCTCGCCGGCACCGACGATCAGCACACGCCGGCGGTCGGGCCGGCCGATCACGCGCTGCAGCCGGCCGAGCAGGCCGGTGAGCAGCCGCTCGCGGTAGCGCGCTACCACAAATGCGGCGCAGGCGAACATGCCGCCCAGCCCGGCCACACTGATCGGGATGGGCCGGTCGGCCGACCAGAGAATGCTGCCCCACATGGTCAGCAGGGTGCTGGTAAACCCGGCCGCGCCGATCGTCAGCACCTCGTTTGCGCTGGTGTAGCGCCAGACGTAGCGGTATAGCCCGAAGGCAACATTCATGCACAGAAATAGAACGACCAGCGCCGGCAGCGCCAGCAGCAGGTAGCCCGCATCATCGGCCGGGATGCGCCCGTCGAAGCGGAAGGCCAGCGCCAGCCAGAACCCGGCCGCCACGCTGCCGGCATCGAGTACAAGCAAGGGCAGCGTCGACTCTGCCAACATTCTTTTGGGAACAATACTCATTCAACTCCTCCATCACCCTCTGGGAAGCGGCTGCAGTGCGGGCGGGCGCGCGGCGCCACAGGTCGACGTTGCAAAAAAAAAGAAGCGATCAAGTGCGGATGGCTGCGCGGGGGTGCCCCGCCAATATCAATTCAGCCCCGCTCAAGCCGGCGCGCGCGTTTCGCGCATTATCAACAGCGCCACGAGCACCAGCCACGGCGCCAGCAGCAGCAGCACTACCAGCGCGAAGGTTATATCGAACCAGCGCTTGAGCATTCCGCGCTCCTTATGCAAGGCTTCCAATTTGAATTCGGGGCGGCATGATCGATCGTGGGGTAGCTTGATTTCAAATTCGACAGCCCTCATTTCAAATTCGATGGCTCTCATTTCAAATTCGATGGCTCTCATTTCAAATTCGATGGCTCTCATTTCAAATTCGACGGCTCTCATTTCAAATTAGCGCTGCCTGGAGTGTCAACCCGCCGGTGTTGGTGTCCGAGGCGCCCCTGAAGCCGGTCATGAGCAGCCCAAATATACCTGCGCAGGCAGGCATGGGCTTCCTGGCGGCCACAATTAACCTCAATCAGGGGGCTTGATCGACCAGGGCGGGGGAGATCGAGCGATTCGACAGCGCTAATATGAAATTAGCGTGCTCTAATAAGAAATTAGCGTGCCTAAATTTGATATTAGGGGCTTTTGCGACCAAATACTCATCCCATTGGGGATGGCTGGAGCGGCCTGCGATATATGCCCTCACCCCCCTGTCCCTTTCAGGGGTAGGGGGTTTCGTTGATCGCGTTCCCAGGCGATTGGCCCTCACCCCCCTGCCCCTTTCAGGGGTAGGGGTTTCGTTGATCGCGTTCCCAGGCGATTGGCCCTCACCCCCCTGCCCCTTTCAGGGGTAGGGGTTTTCGTTGATCGCGTTCCCAGGCGATTGGCCCTCACCCCCCTGCCCCCCTCTCCCAATGTTGGGAGAGGGGGGATTCTTGTTGGCGTTCCCATGCGGCGGCAGAGCCGCCGCATGGGAACGCCACATTAATCGGCGCACCATAATCAAAAGGTACCACGCTGCCGCAGGCTAGCCACGCCGACCGCAGTAGTAGTGGCGATAGTATTATGGTTGGGCGGTCGTATAGTCAGGTCGTCTATGCAAAGGCCGTACTATTGGTTGATTCTCGAAAAGTCGTTAGGCCTGTATAGTATCCAATCGAAGCGCCGATGCAATCGTGCATCGGCCAAGCCACATTCATAAGGAAAGGTTGGAATGGCCACATCCTCAAACTACCGTGTGCCCGCAAACACGATCGCGGCCGATCGCGAGACGCTGCTAGCCCTGCAGGACATGCACGACTACCAGCCGGTGAACCCGAACCACAGCGTCTCGACGTTGATCGCACTCGAGCAGGCGCTGCGCCAGGCCGAGGCGGCGGAAGTGCGCGCTCAGCAGGCACTGGCAAGCGCGCGCGACATCGCCATCGCCGCGAGCTGGGCGTACCACAACGCGATCATTGGTGCGAAGGCCCAGGTGATCGCCCAGTTCGGCAATGACTCACTGGCGATCCAGGCGGTCGGGCTGAAGAAGCGCTCGGATCGCAAGCGTGTGACCCGCCGCACCCCGGCCGCACCCCAGGGCGAGAACTAGCCGGCAGCGCGGGTAGGCAGCAAGCGTGTCTCGACGCCACAGCCGCCGCACGACACCCAGGCGCACAGGGGTTGCGCCAGTGTACAATGCACAGTTGGATCTGCGACGGATACGGCCGCTTGCCAACATCCTGCGATCACCCCTCGAACGTGGGTGCGGTCTAACCCACCGCACCTGCTACCCCGCCGCCCAGCTACCCGATCGGCCGGGCAGGCTCCGCCACTCCGACACCACCACACCA
The sequence above is drawn from the Candidatus Kouleothrix ribensis genome and encodes:
- a CDS encoding GAF domain-containing protein; translated protein: MTDSATSQQLAALEQQRDAFRAQHERYRRALDALYTVSLACRGHGSFREIFEVIAHELTAIFELDACYLAVCDPLEPGAFRAAYMLDQGQAEYVEHMPYGALTGTMLARRAPLLFADLPAEQAALAAAPDRFGNMHQRSRAWMGIPLLIGSAVVGVVSVQSYQPGRYGPADLELLERLGDIVGVALENVDLAQQQRALSHALATRVAARTGELAALSALAAELVEQRPLPELLDHALALIMPLLGMQGGNIRLLDHQAGELVMLAHHGLTDAYVRAAERLPARATPFEQVLTNHQLLVIPNNLRNQSILGPQQTFESLLGVPLRFGDQTVGALVLLGTEARTFTPDQLDLARVFGHQLAIAVENSRLFAERERQIAELRALSRIGQTAATARDLPTLLRQVHEALHGFMRLDAFLMIVYDSERQLITDGIGIDEGQEYTYFKDQPMPPGALSHWVIRERRTLHLRDLPAEIGQYPGLAEYIIGANRPAATWLGVPLLDRAGQVIGMIGIQSYTPAAFSERDEHFLRDAAHQVALHVQHVRLLSERERRIRELDAIGQIGQLVSASYDFEQMIEQVYEQLQILTNAPVFYIVICEVETHVITHSAYIDRGTRLTDTWRGQRPVPGSLTQWVLEHRRALRIDDLLAQRDELIGMGVAAQLFQAENNTRAWIGVPLVAKEGQPIGVISVQDYRPAQYDQRTLDLLSQVASHLSLGVQKVRLFEERERQLAENARLFAAEQAARRTADTLREVARVISSSFDPDEVPHIILRELREVIPYDTASILLLQGDQFRMALQGKPASTGASANTSFPLEQLNAAALVVRQRVPLVIGDTHSAAEWSPTPEQLPLRSWLGAPLIAKGQVLGVLNISAHSPHRFTARDAEVALAFASQAAVAMENARLYQESVTRVEQELEIAGQIQRNLFPRALPLVPGLDMAARCLPARETGGDFYDVIVLDADGPAGDVRAAQPSSLISFIIGDASGKSIPAAMLMAVARSIARSEARDHQTPREVMRETNRWIALDIPARAFVAMCYATLDLRQRRLALANAGQLAPILRRADGRIEYLEVPGNTLPLGILPDTPYSTLELALEAGDLLLFYTDGIVEARDAQRTLFGFERLEAIMRDSGGLPPAQVVDRIIAAVAAFSAAAPQHDDMTLVAVRVA
- a CDS encoding DUF2723 domain-containing protein; protein product: MCTPPIERSSQAVGEAQAQPGAGWARAPAPVLVALVLAAAYLRTLAPGITWANDGSDSGDLVTAAATLGVPHPSGYPTYVLLARLFQLIPLGDLAYRTTLLSAAAAVLAALGVYAITRALLAGDLPGWLAAATAAGAALALGLTPVLWGQAVVAEVYALNALFAALALWLLLRELRHAPPAAPWALAIGLALGNHLTIALLAGLWLLAALYAAPRGARMRRMCGLALWGAAGLLVYAYLPLRAAAHPPINWGDPRDLASAWWVVSGQLYRPLAFGLPRDELAGRLASSTGLLLRQFGWAGLALGLVGLLYGAPRERMFVWAGAVAALGYTAFAVGYNTADSYHYLIPVFMIVAIWAGLGVGLALSLLRRLHRLAAPAAAIGLAALLAWRALTILPQVDASGDRRAIVFAERALAAAPPGALVVADGDLDAFPLWYYHYALGRRPDLAVLVDPLLDFAWYRRNLAAVYPALRVPAATAMSWVEALAAANPQRVVCHTDAEASPLVCDR
- a CDS encoding DUF11 domain-containing protein, which gives rise to MPKRSLIGLARPATLLFVLLAAMVFAIAPAAWASPAQHDRDCKKSTVPCKEADVSISKSAKTVKNSDDFVFTIKVKNNSKIAAQNVVVTDVLSKYFKIESLSGPGCKKGRTVTCKIGTLGAGKSVTITLRVDIEPDNFRGSISNTATVSSSTKDPKTSNNKSTVTVRYKGDR
- a CDS encoding polysaccharide biosynthesis protein — translated: MSIVPKRMLAESTLPLLVLDAGSVAAGFWLALAFRFDGRIPADDAGYLLLALPALVVLFLCMNVAFGLYRYVWRYTSANEVLTIGAAGFTSTLLTMWGSILWSADRPIPISVAGLGGMFACAAFVVARYRERLLTGLLGRLQRVIGRPDRRRVLIVGAGEAGNIIARQLCADPARRYELAGFVDDDPRKLHMRLHGANVLGDRQIIPAIVAERGISLVVIAIHRISGPSLRELLSLCLATPAQVKILPDFLGAMGQAERALPLRDISPEDLLGRELCATDADACRAIVAGKVVLVTGAAGSIGSELCRQLLALGPRELLMLDNNETGVHDLFIDLPAEQQARARQVVADVTSQPRMDLLFARFRPQVVFHVAAYKHVPMMEYYPDEAVRVNVMGTAIVSGLAARYGVERFVFISTDKAVNPSSIMGATKRVGELLMMASADQSRHDDRRPLFTAVRFGNVLGSRGSVMPTFVRQIAQGGPVTITDPAMTRYFISISEAVSLVIQAATMTVGGDIFMLDMGQPIRIEDLAHKLIRLRGLRPGADIPIVYSGMRPGEKLHEELTAADEIQQATRHPKLFSISSSYGADIAGVPGAAAALIDLALAQHTDELVAGLWHLVCGDTALEPLKIRAAGEPAVLR